In one Nocardioides luteus genomic region, the following are encoded:
- a CDS encoding MFS transporter encodes MSTNPPIVSTSPGDPVAEGDPTIHDARQRRAILIAVCIALMAVIASVTGLNVAQPDLAVEFDASQSTVLWFINLYTISLAALLLPLGALGDRVGRKPVLLVGLLVFGTANLAAGLATSSEMMLASRFLSGVGAAMIMPVTLAVITSTFPEEERAKGIGVWTGVAGGGGILGMYLSTLLVDVATWRWLFALPVALVLVAVAMIVRSVPNSRERTEHAFDTVGSATSALAVLGLIFALHEGPVHGWTEPATMIGLIGGIIAAVAFVAWELRQMAPLLDVRLFGERSLASGSVALLVVFGVQAGIFVVLFPFLQAVLGWSALLATLAMMPMALLMMLASGLAPQVAARIGARATMATGILLVGTGLALMASLVSVEGGYLAVLPGMLAMGLGMGLSMTPSTEAITGSLPRERQGVASALNDVTRELGTALGIALLGAVLSAGYKGAIDDHLDGIPNDVADTAREGVANAIAAAGGAGDQAPAVVRAAQESFVAGWQNAMWAGAAVMAILFVYVLARGPQRAVEPADGVPEAHR; translated from the coding sequence TTGAGCACCAATCCACCGATCGTCAGCACCAGTCCAGGCGACCCAGTCGCGGAAGGTGACCCGACCATTCATGACGCGCGGCAGCGCCGCGCGATCCTGATCGCGGTCTGCATCGCGCTGATGGCAGTCATCGCCTCGGTGACGGGCCTCAACGTGGCACAGCCCGATCTGGCCGTCGAGTTCGACGCCTCGCAGAGCACCGTGCTGTGGTTCATCAACCTCTACACGATCAGCCTCGCCGCGCTGCTGCTGCCGCTGGGTGCCCTCGGGGACCGGGTCGGCCGCAAACCGGTGTTGCTCGTCGGTCTCCTGGTCTTCGGTACCGCAAACCTGGCAGCCGGGTTGGCCACCTCCTCGGAGATGATGCTCGCCTCACGATTCCTCTCCGGGGTGGGCGCAGCCATGATCATGCCGGTCACGCTCGCAGTGATCACCTCGACCTTCCCCGAGGAGGAGCGCGCCAAGGGAATCGGCGTGTGGACCGGCGTCGCCGGCGGTGGCGGAATCCTCGGCATGTACCTCTCCACGCTGCTCGTCGACGTCGCCACCTGGCGCTGGCTCTTCGCCCTGCCGGTCGCGCTTGTTCTGGTTGCGGTCGCGATGATCGTGCGGTCGGTGCCCAACTCGCGCGAGCGCACCGAGCACGCGTTCGACACCGTGGGGTCGGCCACCTCCGCCCTCGCCGTACTCGGGCTGATCTTCGCCCTCCACGAGGGTCCGGTGCACGGCTGGACCGAACCTGCGACCATGATCGGCCTCATCGGTGGCATCATCGCCGCCGTCGCATTCGTCGCCTGGGAACTGCGCCAGATGGCACCCCTGCTCGACGTCCGGCTCTTCGGCGAGCGGAGTCTGGCCAGCGGGTCGGTCGCGCTGCTGGTGGTTTTCGGCGTGCAGGCCGGGATCTTCGTGGTGCTGTTCCCGTTCCTCCAGGCAGTGCTCGGGTGGTCAGCACTGCTCGCCACGTTGGCGATGATGCCGATGGCGTTGCTGATGATGCTCGCCTCCGGCCTCGCCCCGCAGGTCGCCGCCCGCATCGGAGCACGGGCCACCATGGCTACCGGCATCCTCCTTGTCGGCACCGGGCTCGCCCTCATGGCCAGCCTGGTCTCCGTCGAAGGTGGCTACCTCGCGGTCCTGCCCGGCATGCTCGCCATGGGCCTCGGCATGGGCCTGTCCATGACGCCGTCCACCGAGGCGATCACCGGATCACTGCCCCGCGAACGTCAAGGCGTCGCGTCCGCCCTCAACGACGTGACTCGCGAGCTCGGCACCGCGCTGGGCATCGCCCTCCTCGGAGCCGTCCTGTCCGCCGGCTACAAGGGCGCGATCGACGATCACCTCGACGGGATTCCGAACGACGTCGCGGACACCGCCCGCGAGGGCGTCGCGAACGCCATCGCCGCCGCCGGTGGCGCCGGCGACCAAGCCCCAGCCGTGGTCCGTGCCGCACAGGAGTCATTCGTCGCGGGGTGGCAGAACGCGATGTGGGCCGGAGCCGCAGTGATGGCCATCCTGTTCGTCTATGTCCTTGCCCGTGGGCCTCAGCGTGCAGTCGAGCCAGCTGACGGTGTCCCCGAGGCTCATCGGTGA
- a CDS encoding helix-turn-helix domain-containing protein: MDDSTDRTLDAVGPRLKQLRQRRDITLSHLAEETGISTSTLSRLEAGLRRPTLEQLLPLARAYGVTLDDLVDAPPTGNPRINLRPIPCADGSMILPLTRRPGGIQAYKFVLPTGRDDAHPDLRTHEGYDWVYVLNGRLRLVLGEHDLILEPGEAAEFDTRTPHWFAATSSGPVEYLSLIGKQGERAHVRAAPKARQGAAGVDNQPARDA, from the coding sequence ATGGACGACTCGACCGATCGCACTCTCGACGCGGTGGGGCCGCGATTGAAGCAGCTGCGCCAACGTCGCGACATCACCCTCAGCCACTTGGCTGAAGAGACCGGAATCTCGACCAGCACGCTGTCCCGGCTCGAGGCTGGCCTGCGCCGACCCACCCTGGAACAGCTGCTCCCTCTGGCGCGGGCCTATGGCGTCACCCTCGACGACCTTGTCGATGCACCACCAACCGGCAACCCGCGCATCAACCTGCGACCCATCCCCTGCGCGGACGGCTCCATGATCCTGCCTCTGACCCGGAGACCGGGAGGCATTCAGGCCTACAAGTTCGTCCTTCCCACCGGTCGCGACGATGCCCACCCGGACCTGCGTACCCACGAGGGATACGACTGGGTGTACGTCCTCAACGGCAGGCTCCGGCTTGTCCTGGGCGAGCACGACCTGATCCTCGAGCCCGGCGAGGCAGCGGAGTTCGACACCCGCACGCCGCACTGGTTCGCAGCCACCAGTTCGGGGCCGGTGGAGTACCTCAGCTTGATCGGCAAACAAGGAGAACGCGCTCACGTCCGGGCCGCGCCCAAAGCTCGTCAAGGCGCGGCGGGCGTCGACAATCAGCCGGCCCGCGACGCCTAG
- a CDS encoding MFS transporter — MRHLLIDITPLRTSPAFRRFFIGRAVSGLGGQISVVAVMYQVWESTHSPFWSGIVALVQLVPMLTVGLWGGSVADRADRRSILMVTTVVQLMLGLLLVAQASWLGTSPASLGPVLALVALIAATGAVAAPAGMGVIPRLLPADQVAAGLALNRLSFQGSMLLGPALGGLIIGYAGLEIAYAVDAASFAAGFLGVLGLPALAPPARTSGGGVIEGLRFAATQPVVRGVLLVDLAATVLAMPVSLFPLVNEARFGGDPRTLGLFLTAIAVGGVAASLVSGSFTRRSRPGVITIGAAAVWGLSLGAVGLVTSPWLCLALLAVAGAADSVSVVTRGTLIQLAVPDDLRGRTAAIEMIVGAGGPEVGNLRGGAVAQLTSGPFALVSGGLTCLLALAAVGATSRPMLAFRTS, encoded by the coding sequence GTGCGCCATCTGCTGATCGACATCACGCCGTTGCGTACGTCACCCGCTTTCCGCCGTTTCTTCATCGGGCGGGCGGTCTCGGGGCTCGGTGGTCAGATCTCGGTCGTCGCGGTCATGTACCAGGTCTGGGAGTCGACCCACAGCCCGTTCTGGTCCGGCATCGTCGCCCTCGTCCAGCTGGTCCCGATGCTGACCGTCGGGCTCTGGGGCGGCTCCGTCGCGGACCGTGCCGACCGGCGTTCGATCCTGATGGTCACGACCGTCGTCCAGCTGATGCTGGGCCTGCTCCTGGTCGCCCAGGCCAGCTGGCTCGGCACCTCCCCCGCATCGCTCGGGCCCGTCCTCGCGCTGGTCGCGCTGATCGCCGCCACCGGCGCGGTCGCCGCCCCCGCGGGCATGGGCGTGATCCCGCGTCTGCTCCCGGCCGATCAGGTCGCCGCCGGTCTCGCCCTCAACCGGCTGAGCTTCCAGGGATCGATGCTCCTGGGCCCGGCACTGGGCGGCCTGATCATCGGCTACGCGGGTCTCGAGATCGCGTACGCCGTCGACGCCGCCTCCTTCGCCGCCGGCTTCCTCGGGGTCCTCGGCCTCCCGGCCCTCGCTCCCCCCGCCAGGACGAGTGGTGGCGGAGTCATCGAAGGACTGCGCTTCGCGGCGACCCAGCCGGTCGTACGCGGCGTGCTGCTCGTCGACCTGGCGGCCACCGTCCTGGCCATGCCGGTGAGCCTGTTCCCGCTGGTCAACGAGGCCCGGTTCGGCGGCGACCCACGTACGCTCGGGCTGTTCCTGACCGCGATCGCGGTCGGCGGGGTCGCGGCGTCCCTCGTCTCCGGCTCGTTCACACGGCGCAGCCGGCCGGGCGTGATCACCATCGGCGCCGCCGCCGTGTGGGGCCTCAGCCTCGGCGCCGTCGGACTGGTCACCTCACCGTGGCTGTGCCTCGCCCTGCTCGCCGTCGCGGGCGCGGCCGACTCGGTCAGCGTGGTCACCCGCGGCACCCTGATCCAGCTCGCGGTGCCCGACGACCTGCGCGGCCGGACCGCCGCGATCGAGATGATCGTCGGGGCCGGCGGGCCGGAGGTCGGCAACCTCCGCGGCGGCGCCGTCGCCCAGCTCACCTCGGGCCCGTTCGCCCTGGTCAGCGGTGGCCTCACCTGCCTGCTCGCCCTGGCCGCCGTCGGCGCCACCTCCCGGCCGATGCTCGCCTTCCGGACGAGCTAG
- the purS gene encoding phosphoribosylformylglycinamidine synthase subunit PurS, whose protein sequence is MPRVVVDVMPKPEILDPQGKAVLGALPRLGFTGVTEVRQGKRFELEIPEVTDEALAQIEKLAETFLANTVIENYVVRVEEPAK, encoded by the coding sequence ATGCCTCGCGTTGTCGTCGACGTCATGCCCAAGCCCGAGATTCTCGACCCGCAGGGGAAGGCCGTACTCGGCGCCCTGCCGCGGCTCGGGTTCACCGGGGTCACCGAGGTCCGTCAGGGCAAGCGGTTCGAGCTGGAGATCCCCGAGGTCACCGACGAGGCTCTCGCCCAGATCGAGAAGCTGGCCGAGACCTTCCTCGCCAACACGGTGATCGAGAACTACGTCGTCCGCGTGGAAGAGCCGGCCAAGTGA
- the purQ gene encoding phosphoribosylformylglycinamidine synthase subunit PurQ, with protein sequence MKIGVITFPGTLDDVDAQRAVRIGGNEAVALWHGDHDLQGVDAVILPGGFSYGDYLRCGAISRFAPIMTEVIEGAQKGLPVLGICNGFQMLVESHLLPGVLLRNDHLKFICRDQKLRIENTSTAWTSAFTQDQEIVVPLKNGEGQYVADADTVKRLEDEGRVVARYLDVNPNGSVNDIAGITNEAGNVVGLMPHPEHAVETLTGSGVDGLGFFTSLVEKTFA encoded by the coding sequence GTGAAGATCGGCGTCATCACCTTCCCGGGCACGCTCGACGACGTCGACGCGCAGCGCGCCGTCCGCATCGGTGGCAACGAGGCTGTCGCGCTCTGGCACGGCGACCACGACCTCCAGGGCGTCGACGCGGTGATCCTGCCGGGCGGCTTCTCCTACGGTGACTACCTGCGCTGCGGTGCCATCTCCCGCTTCGCCCCGATCATGACCGAGGTCATCGAGGGTGCCCAGAAGGGCCTCCCGGTCCTCGGCATCTGCAACGGCTTCCAGATGCTGGTGGAGTCCCACCTGCTCCCCGGCGTCCTGCTGCGCAACGACCACCTCAAGTTCATCTGCCGCGACCAGAAGCTGCGCATCGAGAACACCTCGACCGCCTGGACCTCCGCGTTCACCCAGGACCAGGAGATCGTGGTCCCGCTGAAGAACGGCGAGGGGCAGTACGTCGCCGACGCCGACACCGTCAAGCGGCTCGAGGACGAGGGCCGCGTCGTCGCGCGCTACCTCGACGTCAACCCCAACGGCTCGGTCAACGACATCGCCGGCATCACCAACGAGGCCGGCAACGTCGTCGGCCTGATGCCCCACCCCGAGCACGCGGTCGAGACCCTCACCGGCTCCGGCGTCGACGGGCTCGGTTTCTTCACCTCGCTGGTCGAGAAGACCTTCGCCTGA
- a CDS encoding glycoside hydrolase domain-containing protein: MGGISIRRARRALGAGVIAGMMVVAGLASAGPATAANPVTPGNFTGFGFDQCQAPSQTAMDQWWKHSNFTGVGIYIAGRSRACRVQTYLSATWVRTQQARGWRLLPITLGPQASCNPRYPRYGDDPKINPDPADGYAAARRQAIAEANAAVAAAQAYGIAAGSTMFYDLEAFDIANRTCRESAMWFISAWSYRIKVLGYRSAMYSSAASGIKAIYDVWRAQPSGFTFPSDLWIADWDGKANTSTTYIPDTVWSDHDRVKQYRGGHDETHGGVTINIDSDYLDVGRGSYAPPVVRCGGVRVDFDYYPDLAPATSTYTPPAAYVKALKCMLGTRGTFDGVMSGYYGSALRAAVHDWQRSHGLAVRDLWTRGAWKTLWAANRHPILKRGSAGDQVRDLQRALNSTTRTEERVKVTGVLDWSTHVGLVAYQRRLGRTTNGMATDITWYDLSRGR; the protein is encoded by the coding sequence ATGGGGGGTATCAGTATCAGGCGCGCCCGGCGCGCACTCGGCGCCGGCGTCATCGCAGGCATGATGGTCGTCGCGGGACTGGCTTCTGCCGGTCCCGCGACGGCCGCGAACCCGGTCACCCCGGGCAACTTCACCGGCTTCGGGTTCGACCAGTGCCAGGCCCCGTCGCAGACCGCGATGGACCAGTGGTGGAAGCACTCGAACTTCACCGGCGTGGGCATCTACATCGCCGGCAGGTCACGCGCCTGCCGGGTCCAGACGTACCTCTCGGCGACCTGGGTGCGCACCCAGCAGGCCCGCGGCTGGCGGCTGCTGCCGATCACGCTCGGCCCGCAGGCCTCGTGCAACCCGCGCTATCCCCGCTACGGCGACGACCCGAAGATCAACCCCGACCCGGCCGACGGCTACGCGGCGGCGAGGCGTCAGGCGATCGCCGAGGCCAACGCGGCCGTGGCCGCGGCCCAGGCGTACGGGATCGCTGCCGGCAGCACCATGTTCTACGACCTCGAGGCCTTCGACATCGCCAACCGGACCTGTCGCGAGTCGGCGATGTGGTTCATCTCGGCGTGGAGCTACCGGATCAAGGTGCTGGGCTACCGCTCGGCGATGTACTCCAGCGCGGCGTCGGGGATCAAGGCGATCTATGACGTCTGGCGCGCCCAGCCGAGCGGGTTCACCTTCCCCTCGGACCTGTGGATCGCCGACTGGGACGGCAAGGCGAACACCTCGACGACCTACATCCCCGACACCGTGTGGAGCGACCACGACCGGGTCAAGCAGTATCGCGGTGGCCACGACGAGACCCACGGCGGCGTCACGATCAACATCGACTCCGACTATCTCGACGTCGGCCGCGGCTCCTACGCCCCGCCCGTGGTCCGGTGCGGCGGCGTACGCGTCGACTTCGACTACTACCCCGACCTCGCGCCGGCGACGTCGACCTACACCCCGCCCGCGGCGTACGTGAAGGCGCTCAAGTGCATGCTCGGCACCCGCGGCACCTTCGACGGCGTGATGAGCGGCTACTACGGCTCGGCGCTGCGCGCCGCGGTTCACGACTGGCAGCGCAGCCACGGCCTCGCCGTTCGCGACCTGTGGACCCGAGGTGCCTGGAAGACGCTGTGGGCCGCCAACCGGCATCCGATCCTCAAGCGCGGCTCCGCCGGGGACCAGGTCCGCGACCTCCAGCGCGCGCTCAACTCGACCACCCGCACCGAGGAGCGGGTCAAGGTCACGGGCGTCCTCGACTGGAGCACCCACGTCGGCCTGGTCGCCTACCAGCGGCGCCTCGGGCGCACGACCAACGGCATGGCGACCGACATCACCTGGTACGACCTGTCTCGGGGTCGCTGA
- a CDS encoding MFS transporter — MTTTVAPPTPPAATKAAGAGIALVLVAQLMIVLDSAVVNVALPRIADDLAFTPAALTWVLNGYTLAFGGLLLLGGRLGDVFGRRRMFVAGLSVFTLFSLAGGLAPTDDLLVIARALQGFGAAIAAPQVLALLTTSAKDEAGRARAIALFAAVSSSGASIGLILGGILTDIASWRWTLFINVPIGLVVLALVGRLVSETARRPGRFDMVGAVTATGGAAAIVWSLIGAPEHGWTSVRTIGGIAVGLLLLVALVLTERRVAHPLLQLHLFNSHRRVAAFIAAVGLVGAQFATFYLTVIYLQGVLGMGPLASGLAFLPLTLMIFGMSRIAPRIAARIGMPRVLVLGATGLTVSFLWLSTLSETSTYAGAVLAPFLLNGAFASLVFTSTTALGLEGVDAAHAGSASGLVQTMQQLGGSIGLAVIASVYVANGTPGEVVPGMREAFYAAAALGALGIIASLSVVLRRPSGAHSYVAGRAAVEVD, encoded by the coding sequence ATGACAACCACCGTGGCACCACCCACGCCACCCGCGGCCACCAAGGCCGCCGGCGCCGGGATCGCCCTGGTCCTGGTCGCCCAGCTGATGATCGTGCTCGACTCGGCGGTCGTGAACGTCGCGCTCCCCCGGATCGCCGACGACCTCGCGTTCACCCCTGCGGCCCTCACCTGGGTCCTCAACGGCTACACCCTCGCCTTCGGCGGCCTGCTGCTGCTCGGCGGTCGCCTGGGCGACGTCTTCGGCAGGCGGCGCATGTTCGTCGCCGGCCTGTCCGTCTTCACCCTCTTCTCCCTGGCCGGCGGGCTCGCCCCGACCGACGATCTGCTCGTCATCGCCCGGGCGCTTCAGGGCTTCGGCGCCGCGATCGCCGCACCTCAGGTGCTCGCGCTGCTGACCACCTCGGCCAAGGACGAGGCCGGCCGGGCCCGGGCGATCGCGCTCTTCGCGGCGGTCTCCTCCAGCGGCGCCTCGATCGGCCTGATCCTCGGCGGCATCCTCACCGACATCGCGTCGTGGCGCTGGACGCTGTTCATCAACGTACCCATCGGGCTCGTCGTGCTCGCCCTCGTCGGCCGCCTCGTCTCCGAGACCGCCCGGCGACCGGGACGCTTCGACATGGTGGGGGCCGTGACCGCCACCGGTGGTGCGGCCGCGATCGTCTGGTCGCTGATCGGCGCCCCCGAGCACGGCTGGACCTCCGTACGCACCATCGGCGGCATCGCCGTCGGCCTGCTCCTGCTGGTCGCCCTCGTGCTCACCGAGCGCCGGGTGGCGCACCCGCTGCTGCAGCTCCACCTCTTCAACAGCCACCGTCGTGTCGCCGCGTTCATCGCCGCGGTCGGGCTGGTCGGCGCACAGTTCGCGACGTTCTACCTGACCGTGATCTACCTGCAGGGCGTGCTCGGCATGGGGCCGCTCGCCTCCGGGCTGGCGTTCCTGCCGCTCACCCTGATGATCTTCGGCATGTCCCGGATCGCGCCTCGCATCGCGGCCCGGATCGGGATGCCGCGGGTGCTGGTCCTGGGCGCCACCGGTCTCACGGTGTCGTTCCTGTGGCTGAGCACGCTGTCGGAGACGAGCACATACGCCGGCGCCGTCCTGGCTCCGTTCCTCCTCAACGGTGCCTTCGCCTCGCTCGTCTTCACCTCCACCACGGCTCTGGGCCTGGAGGGTGTCGACGCCGCCCACGCCGGCTCGGCCTCGGGCCTGGTGCAGACCATGCAGCAGCTCGGCGGGTCGATCGGCCTGGCCGTGATCGCCTCGGTCTACGTCGCCAACGGCACTCCCGGCGAGGTCGTGCCGGGGATGCGCGAGGCCTTCTACGCCGCCGCCGCTCTCGGCGCGCTCGGGATCATCGCCTCGCTGAGCGTCGTGCTCCGGCGCCCCTCCGGAGCGCACTCGTACGTCGCCGGGCGGGCGGCGGTCGAGGTCGACTGA
- a CDS encoding TetR/AcrR family transcriptional regulator, with product MRADAQRNRERLIEVAHAVFKERGLDAPLDEVARRAGVGPGTLYRHFPTREALHEAIMATWIEEVSAHVEKAMATEGGCREKLLAWFEEYVALLTRHQGAAAKITASLGCQDSPLRTKCQTYADANQSVLAEMAEHGVLREGVDNLDVCRLLGGVATMADQSSLDPQDVRPMLDVIANGVLKS from the coding sequence ATGAGAGCCGACGCGCAGCGCAACCGCGAGCGGCTGATCGAGGTCGCCCATGCGGTCTTCAAGGAGCGCGGTCTCGACGCGCCTCTCGACGAGGTCGCCCGGCGCGCGGGCGTCGGTCCCGGCACCCTCTACCGGCACTTCCCCACGCGTGAGGCGCTCCACGAGGCGATCATGGCGACCTGGATCGAGGAGGTCTCCGCCCACGTCGAGAAGGCGATGGCGACCGAGGGCGGGTGCCGCGAGAAGCTGCTCGCCTGGTTCGAGGAGTACGTCGCGCTGCTGACCCGCCACCAGGGCGCCGCTGCCAAGATCACGGCCTCCCTGGGCTGCCAGGACTCCCCGCTGCGCACCAAGTGCCAGACCTACGCCGACGCCAACCAGAGCGTCCTGGCGGAGATGGCCGAGCACGGCGTGCTGCGGGAGGGCGTCGACAACCTCGACGTGTGCCGTCTCCTCGGCGGTGTCGCGACCATGGCCGACCAGTCGTCGCTCGACCCCCAGGACGTACGTCCCATGCTCGACGTCATTGCGAACGGCGTCCTCAAATCCTGA
- a CDS encoding general stress protein, with protein sequence MSFTSPVGGPQSPLKLEFPQSLATYDDYAAAQKSVDFLSDKEFPVENCMIVGTELKQIERITGRLTWSKVALAGVLSGAWLGVFVGLIMSLFGGENFLFILLSTVLLGVVFGLIWSLIGYAATKGTRDFSSVKMIVPTKYEVLVEHKVAARARELLADLPGALPNPFS encoded by the coding sequence ATGTCCTTCACCTCGCCGGTCGGCGGCCCGCAGAGCCCGCTGAAGCTGGAGTTTCCTCAGTCGCTCGCGACCTATGACGACTACGCGGCCGCGCAGAAGTCGGTCGACTTCCTCTCCGACAAGGAGTTCCCGGTCGAGAACTGCATGATCGTCGGCACCGAGCTGAAGCAGATCGAGCGGATCACCGGACGCCTCACCTGGAGCAAGGTCGCGCTCGCCGGCGTCCTCTCCGGCGCCTGGCTCGGTGTCTTCGTCGGCCTGATCATGTCGCTCTTCGGCGGTGAGAACTTCCTGTTCATCCTGCTCTCGACGGTGCTGCTCGGCGTCGTCTTCGGCCTGATCTGGTCGCTGATCGGCTACGCCGCGACCAAGGGCACCCGCGACTTCTCGAGCGTCAAGATGATCGTCCCGACCAAGTACGAGGTCCTGGTCGAGCACAAGGTCGCCGCCCGTGCCCGCGAGCTCCTCGCCGACCTGCCCGGCGCCCTTCCCAACCCCTTCTCCTGA
- a CDS encoding M91 family zinc metallopeptidase → MSEGTWKLWDDAASIDEASRGWASVAKALDGVTESFISGSKDVVADWEGRTAESYEAHRKTLLTDLDKARELADKGSAAMARIAGTVRIAQGHLDQSWATVAHIPHQGSPSGDIRFQPETPEDSKLVTDAIARAYEIRTGLDRDLDADRQVLVDTTAAWQALSTSMAAIAESGQDPFHVPADVDSVGMINVDGKTYINTGSGDDVVTVGINPLTGKQVVTVNGQMYEVPPGNEIVIRAGEGNDEINVPQGTNVNLSLLGGRGDDRLNGGSGSDRILGGQGRDHVFAGDGDDRVSGGTDRDYIDAQGGNDLATGAGGDDTVYGMAGNDRISGGRGQDYLEGADGDDVLVGGDGNDIASGGDDNDRIHGGAGDDVSYAGRGTDTTYGGSGDDKAHSESGDTDEDVEKHVTVQITEVPEWIKIEGSPEFVARTRADLEMLAASPTGQQMLAALDRRHDDSGVFGIGQENLTIREYVGDTPNSSASDGPMGGNEIKYMPDIDTMNTGNRAPQTPVDGPPVAVLYHEMAHVYDYMHDTLEPGEYHGDDPENQGTNNREREAAGLPVDQDNDPSTPEQIDPDHPYVYTENGLRDEMGAPHRDHY, encoded by the coding sequence ATGTCCGAAGGCACCTGGAAGCTGTGGGACGACGCGGCCTCGATCGACGAGGCGTCGCGAGGCTGGGCCTCGGTCGCGAAGGCGCTCGACGGCGTCACCGAGTCGTTCATCAGCGGCTCCAAGGACGTGGTCGCCGACTGGGAGGGCCGGACGGCCGAGTCCTACGAGGCGCACCGCAAGACGCTGCTGACCGACCTCGACAAGGCGCGCGAGCTCGCCGACAAGGGGTCCGCGGCGATGGCCCGGATCGCCGGCACCGTACGCATCGCCCAAGGTCACCTCGACCAGTCCTGGGCGACCGTCGCCCACATTCCGCACCAGGGCAGCCCGTCGGGCGACATCCGGTTCCAGCCCGAGACCCCCGAGGACAGCAAGCTCGTCACCGACGCCATCGCGCGCGCCTACGAGATCCGCACCGGCCTCGATCGCGACCTCGACGCCGACCGGCAGGTGCTCGTCGACACCACCGCCGCCTGGCAGGCTCTGTCGACGAGCATGGCGGCCATCGCCGAGTCCGGACAGGACCCGTTCCACGTCCCGGCCGACGTCGACTCGGTCGGCATGATCAACGTCGACGGCAAGACCTACATCAACACCGGCAGCGGCGACGACGTGGTCACGGTCGGGATCAATCCGCTGACCGGGAAACAGGTCGTCACCGTCAACGGCCAGATGTACGAGGTGCCGCCCGGCAACGAGATCGTCATCCGCGCCGGCGAGGGCAACGACGAGATCAACGTCCCGCAGGGCACCAACGTCAACCTCTCCCTGCTCGGTGGCAGGGGTGACGACCGGCTCAACGGCGGCAGCGGGAGCGACCGCATCCTCGGTGGCCAGGGCCGCGACCACGTCTTCGCCGGCGACGGTGACGACCGGGTCTCGGGAGGCACGGATCGCGACTACATCGACGCCCAGGGCGGCAACGACCTCGCCACCGGAGCGGGCGGGGACGACACCGTCTACGGCATGGCCGGAAACGACCGGATCAGCGGTGGTCGCGGCCAGGACTACCTCGAAGGTGCCGACGGCGACGACGTGCTCGTCGGTGGCGACGGCAACGACATCGCCTCCGGCGGCGACGACAACGACCGGATCCACGGTGGCGCCGGAGACGACGTGAGCTACGCCGGGCGGGGGACCGACACCACCTATGGCGGCTCGGGTGACGACAAGGCCCACAGCGAGTCCGGTGACACCGATGAGGACGTCGAGAAGCACGTGACGGTCCAGATCACCGAGGTCCCGGAGTGGATCAAGATCGAGGGGTCACCGGAGTTCGTCGCCCGGACCCGTGCCGACCTCGAGATGCTGGCCGCGTCGCCGACCGGGCAGCAGATGCTCGCCGCGCTGGACCGCAGACACGACGACTCGGGTGTGTTCGGGATCGGGCAGGAGAACCTGACCATCCGGGAGTACGTCGGTGACACGCCGAACAGCTCGGCGTCCGACGGGCCGATGGGCGGCAACGAGATCAAGTACATGCCGGACATCGACACCATGAACACCGGCAACCGTGCTCCCCAGACGCCTGTCGACGGCCCGCCGGTCGCGGTGCTCTACCACGAGATGGCGCACGTCTACGACTACATGCACGACACGCTCGAGCCCGGCGAGTATCACGGTGACGACCCCGAGAACCAAGGGACCAACAACCGTGAGCGCGAGGCTGCCGGTCTGCCCGTCGACCAAGACAACGACCCGAGCACGCCGGAGCAGATCGACCCGGACCATCCCTACGTCTACACCGAGAACGGGCTCCGCGACGAGATGGGGGCACCGCACCGTGACCACTACTAG